One genomic window of Columba livia isolate bColLiv1 breed racing homer chromosome 9, bColLiv1.pat.W.v2, whole genome shotgun sequence includes the following:
- the THPO gene encoding thrombopoietin isoform X2, producing the protein MEDGHASPTRLVCDNRLIQKYIGEAKDMEKRAGQCQVLHTLTCPVVLPLVDFSLQQWKSKSNETKRREILCDLALLVGAVAGAQGQVTQECGARQLGQLYQHANSFLLLLQTFSWEAGPWESSCSPRSMEQTHITSIFLTYRQLVQGKLRFFFHDLAKDLCQQGQEGVRDPQQGCTQGSQP; encoded by the exons ATGGAAGATGGCCATGCCAGCCCAACGCGGCTGGTCTGCGACAACAGGCTCATCCAGAAGTACATCGGGGAGGCCAAGGACATGGAGAAGAGAGCG GGTCAGTGCCAGGTGCTGCACACACTCACCTGCCCCGTGGTGCTGCCCTTGGTGGACTTCAGCCTCCAGCAGTGGAAATCCAAATCG AACGAGACCAAGCGGCGGGAGATCCTGTGTGACCTGGCACTGCTGGTGGGGGCCGTGGCAGGGGCCCAGGGCCAGGTGACCCAGGAGTGTGGGgccaggcagctgggacagCTTTACCAACATGCCAactccttcctcctgctcctgcagacCTTCAGCTGGGAG GCAGGACCCTGGGAGTCAAGCTGCTCCCCGCGCTCCATGGAGCAGACCCATATCACCAGCATCTTCCTCACCTACCGGCAGCTGGTGCAGGGCAAACTACGCTTCTTCTTCCATGACCTGGCCAAGGACTTGTGCCAGCAAGGGCAGGAGGGTGTCAGAGACCCTCAGCAAGGCTGCACACAGGGCTCACAACCCTGA
- the THPO gene encoding thrombopoietin isoform X1 — MQGRSPQLSMELNRLLLLTSFLLHMEDGHASPTRLVCDNRLIQKYIGEAKDMEKRAGQCQVLHTLTCPVVLPLVDFSLQQWKSKSNETKRREILCDLALLVGAVAGAQGQVTQECGARQLGQLYQHANSFLLLLQTFSWEAGPWESSCSPRSMEQTHITSIFLTYRQLVQGKLRFFFHDLAKDLCQQGQEGVRDPQQGCTQGSQP, encoded by the exons ATGCAGGGCCGAAGCCCCCAGCTGAGCATGGAGCTGAACA ggctgctcctccTCACATCCTTCCTCCTGCACATGGAAGATGGCCATGCCAGCCCAACGCGGCTGGTCTGCGACAACAGGCTCATCCAGAAGTACATCGGGGAGGCCAAGGACATGGAGAAGAGAGCG GGTCAGTGCCAGGTGCTGCACACACTCACCTGCCCCGTGGTGCTGCCCTTGGTGGACTTCAGCCTCCAGCAGTGGAAATCCAAATCG AACGAGACCAAGCGGCGGGAGATCCTGTGTGACCTGGCACTGCTGGTGGGGGCCGTGGCAGGGGCCCAGGGCCAGGTGACCCAGGAGTGTGGGgccaggcagctgggacagCTTTACCAACATGCCAactccttcctcctgctcctgcagacCTTCAGCTGGGAG GCAGGACCCTGGGAGTCAAGCTGCTCCCCGCGCTCCATGGAGCAGACCCATATCACCAGCATCTTCCTCACCTACCGGCAGCTGGTGCAGGGCAAACTACGCTTCTTCTTCCATGACCTGGCCAAGGACTTGTGCCAGCAAGGGCAGGAGGGTGTCAGAGACCCTCAGCAAGGCTGCACACAGGGCTCACAACCCTGA